The following is a genomic window from Opitutus sp. ER46.
TGCCGGCCGATGTTTCGCAGGCCGACACTCTCGACCGCGCCATCCGCCAGATCGACGACACTTGGGGCCGACTGGACTTCGTCATCGCCAACGCCGGCATCAACGGCACCTGGGCTCCCATCGAGGAGCTCTCCGAACAGGAGTGGGAAAAGACGTTCGCCGTGAACCTCAAGGGTACCTTTCTCACCACGAAGCTGTGCGTGCCGCTCCTCCGGCGCCAGGGCGGTGCCATTGCCATCGTCTCGTCGGTCAACGGCACCCGGATTTTCAGCAACGCTGGAGCCAGCGCCTACGCCACCACGAAAGCCGGCCAGCTCGCCTTTGGCCGTATGATGGCGCTCGAACTCGCCAAGCACCGGATTCGCGTAAACACCGTCTGCCCCGGCGCCATCGAGACGAACATCAGCGAGCGCACCACCCGCCGAAACCTAAAATCAGCCCGCGAACCGGTCATCTATCCCGCCGGCGAGATCCCCCTCACCGACGGCAAACCCGGCACCGCCCTCCAGGTCGCCCAGGTCCTCTGGTTCCTGTGCTCGCCCCTCGCCTCACACGTCACCGGCGCCGAGGTCTTCGTCGACGGCGCCGAGTCCCTCCTCCAGGGCTGACCCGCTAATCTATCTCTTACTCCTACTCTTCCTCTTCCTCCCGAGGGATTGAGAACTGCAGGGCTCGAGGCGCCAAATCGGCCCCGCGAGCGAGAGCAAGAGAAAGAGGAAGAGTAAGAGAAAGACCGCAGCGGGACAGATGGCTAGTCGATCGGCCCATCCGCCGTCCCCGCCTCGCGCCCGGCCCTCCCGCAATCCAAGAATCGCCCGTCCCCGCCGCCGGCTCCGCTGCTCCGCTGCCCCGGCTCCGCGTTCGGCCGGTCCGCGCTCCGCCGCACCATGCTCCGCCGCGCCGACGTGCCGCCGCGCCACGACGTCAGCGTTTTCCGCCCCGGGAAAGAGATCGTAAACCCGCGGTCGCGAGCCAAAATCCAGCCTCGCTTTCGCCCTCCGGCCCGCCCCTCAGGCCGCAGGTTCCACCGGGACTCAGCCCGGTCACTCTTCCCCAAACGCCGACGCCGTGCTCCCCTCGCTGGCGTCGCCGACCCAGCCCCCAATCCCAACGGAGACAGCATATGCCCAACCTCAATGTGTTGGTCGTCGATGACGAAGCGGAGATTCTCGAGACCATGAAGGTCTTCCTGCGGCAACGCGGTGACAACTGCACCACCTGCAGCAGCGGCCCGGAAGCACTTCAGGTCATGCATGACCGGATCTTCGACGTCATGCTCAGCGATATCCGCATGCCCTGCATGGACGGCCTCGAACTCGTCCGGCGCGGCAAGCTTCTCCAGCCCCACACCGCCTGCATCCTAATGTCCGGTGCCGGCAGCCGCGGCGACATCATCGCCGCGCTCAAGGCCGGCGTGTTCGACTTCGTCGACAAACCCTTCTCCAGTCTGCCGGAACTCACAATGCTCCTAGAGCGGGCGGCAGAAAGCAGCCGGACCGCCCGCGAGCGCGATGCTCTGCTCGAAAACTTGAAGGAGCAGAATACGCAGTTGGAGTTCAGCCTGCTGCGTCTCCACGAAGCGTTTGGCCGGCTGCGCGAGCAGGAGGAGGCGCTCGAGTCGGACCTCTTCAAAGCGCAACTCGTCCAGCGCCGCTTTCTCCCGCCCGGGTTCCCGATGCTGCCAGGCCTCGATCTGTACGGACATTTCGAACCCTGCGAGCACCTCGGCGGTGACTTCTTCGGCACGCTGGCACTCCCCGATGGTCGCCTCGGGCTCTACCTGCTCGATGTCGCCGGCCACGGCGTGAGCGCCGCCATGCTCACCGTCACGCTCCGTGAGTTCCTCCGTGCCCCCCAGCGCCATGCGTCGGCCGCCGACCTGCAGTCCGCCCCCGATCAGATGCTGGCATACCTCAACGACACGCTGCGCGCGGAGGCCTTCGATCCTCCCGTGTTCGCCACCATGCTGTACGCGGTGCTCGACCCGCAGACGGGCGAGGTGCGCCTCGCCGCGGCGGGCCATCCGCCGCCGCTCCTGCTCTCCGCCGCCGGCGAACCACGGTCGGTCTCCGTCCACGGCCCGGTCCTGGGCGGTCGCGCCGGGGCCCGCTACCAAGTCACCACGTGGACGCTCGAGCCCGGCGATACGATGCTCCTCTACTCCGACGGCCTCACCGAGGCGCGCGATGCGACCGGCCGCGAGTTTGGCATCGATACCCTGCAACACGTCCTGATGCACAACCACCGCCGACCTGCGATCGAGCTGGGCGAGGGCGTCGAGTCCGCCCTGCACGAACACCTCCGCGGCGCGACGGCCGCCGATGACGTGACCTTCCTGGTGGTCCGTCGGCCGGCAGCCGTCCCCACCGCCACCGTCCCGGCCCCCGGCGGCGCCTCCCGCCTGGCTCCGGGCAGCGTGCGGGTGGTGCCCCCGCGCACGCTCCGGCACGTGCCGCCCGATACGGGCGGGCGGATTGCGGGCGGCTGGCATGGGGAGAGTTGCATCATCCGCCTCCGCGGCGTGGGCAACTGGCAGCTCGCGACCACTTTTCGCGAGATGTTCATCAAGGCCCGCGAGCGGACACAGGACCGCGTGGCGATCGACCTCGCCCAATGCCAGTTGCTCGACTCGACCATGCTCGGCGTGCTGCTCCAGCACGCGGCCAATCTCGTCTTGCACCAGCCCGGCCTGCGCGTCGTCGAACAGTTGCGCGAGATCGACGTGGCGGACCAGTTCACCCTGAGCCACGAGCCGTGCCCGCCGATGCAGGCGCCGATCGCGATCGAGCCGATGGACACCAAACAGCCCTGCTCCGAGCTGATTCTTTCCGCGCATCAAGCCCTGATGGACGCGTCTTCCCGCAACTATCAACGGTTCGGCGCCGTCGTGGCGGCCCTGCGGCCGTCCGAGGACTCCGACACCTGACCTTGCCGCCCCGGCGGCACCCGAACGGGCTCCTTTCATCCGATCTGATCCGACTCGCAGGTATGTGGGGGTTGGGCGAGCCGGAGTGGGAGGTCGGATGGAGTGGAGGCGCTGTGGGAAGGGCCGCGGCTGCTCGCTCCAGCGAGAGTGGGACGCCGTGCCCGTTCGGGTGCTAGGTTGTCTGTGGGCGTGGGAACGATCGCGCCCGCCAGCGCGATCGGGAGGGAAGCCGCCGCGCGGAAGGCGCGGGGCGAAAGGACGAAGCAGGAAAGTCGGTCGTCATGGCGCGGTGACGTCAGGCCGTGACTTTGCGGCGCCCGACCGTCGCGGCGTGCTGCAGCCGGTGGGCCTGCTGATGGCGGGGCGTGTGCGCGAGGACATCGAAGCGCGCCTTGGCGAGATTGTCGCGCACCTGGCGGTTGACGCCGACCCAGATGCAGTTGATCGGGCAACGCTCGGAGAGGGGGCACCCTTCGCCGCCGGGCACGCAGCGGTTGAGCGTGACGGGACCCTCGAGAGCCTCGACGACGTCGAGCAGGGTAATCTTGTCGGCCGGCCGGGCGAGTCGGATGCCGCCGCCCGCGCCGCGCACCGCCGTGACGATGCCCGCCTGCGCGAGCTGGCCGACAATGCGCCGCACGAAGGGCATCGGCAGCAGCCGCTCCTCGGCAACCTCGCGGATCGTGACCTGCACGTCATCGCCCAGGGAGGCGAGATGCAGCACCAGCCGCGCGGCGTAGTCCGTATGTCGACCGATCGAGAGCATGAAGATGGGAAAGATGACAGCTCCGGTAACATTACCATGTCAATCACCTTTTCGGCGCCTCCGCCGCCGAAGAGATCCCCGTTCAACGCCGGCCGGCCAAGCTGCACCAACTGCGCAAACAATGGCGCGGTGGGCGAGACTCGAACTCGCGACCGACGGTTTAGAAAACCGTTGCTCTATCCGGCTGAGCTACCACCGCAAAGAAGACACGGACGGGTAGTCAGGACGCCCCCGGCCGACAAGGGCAAAACCCCGGCCCCGATTACGCCGCCGGAGGCGCGGGATCGCCGGATGGCGGTAGCTGCTGAGACGATGGGGCTTCCTCGTCAGCGGAAATGTACTCCAGGTCAAGGGGCCGGAAGTGGCCCCAGATGCGGACACCGAGGTAAGCCCCTACCCAGGCAAACAAGGACACGAACAGGACAAAGATCGGGGCCATGATAATCGCCGCGAGCAACCCCATGATGCCGGTGACAGGCCGGCCAGAGACCGCGACCGTATTGGCACCAAAGAGGGCAAGAACTCCGAAGAATAGAGCCATCGGGCAGATCACGGTCGCCGACCCGACCAGCACAAGTTTGAGCATCGACCCGGACCTGATCCGCCGCAGGCGTATTACTTTTGGGATGGGCATAGTTGTGTGGCTTCGTCGCAAGGATTGAGGCAAGGCGTCTCGGAATCGGCTCAGATGCCGATCCTCCCTCTGCCGGGCTGACTCACGAGCTCGTGTGCTGCGTTTTCTGGAGGTACTGGATGCTGACGCCGTCCATCGCGAGGGAGACGTCGTTGTGGCCGAAGCCCTCGAGCGGGTTGTGCCAGAGGATCTTTCCATCCTCGCCGTCGAGGCAGAACAGATGACCGGCGCAGCCGGCGAAGACGATCGAGCCGCGCAACAAGACGGTGACGTCCTCGTGGCTCGTCGCCGAAAGGAGCGAGCCGGTCTTGAGCGACGTCTTCCAGGCGAGCTTACCTGTGCCCGGGTCGATCCGGGCGACGGTGCCGTTGCAGCCGATGATGAGATTTTCCATGGGGAGGGTCTTGCGCCGGCGCCTCGGCGCTTCTGCACCGACGCGACAACAAATTGTTCAGGAGAATGGGCAGGCCGTCCGCACTATGGCAATCCATTGGATCTGCGCCCCCCCTGCTCCACCGTGGCCGCCATCCACTCGGAGAAACGGACGAACGCCCC
Proteins encoded in this region:
- a CDS encoding SDR family NAD(P)-dependent oxidoreductase — protein: MTTEAKAMAGRVALVTGAGSGIGRATAELFALAGARVGVVELHPDDAAATAEAIHTAGGEALALPADVSQADTLDRAIRQIDDTWGRLDFVIANAGINGTWAPIEELSEQEWEKTFAVNLKGTFLTTKLCVPLLRRQGGAIAIVSSVNGTRIFSNAGASAYATTKAGQLAFGRMMALELAKHRIRVNTVCPGAIETNISERTTRRNLKSAREPVIYPAGEIPLTDGKPGTALQVAQVLWFLCSPLASHVTGAEVFVDGAESLLQG
- a CDS encoding SpoIIE family protein phosphatase — protein: MPNLNVLVVDDEAEILETMKVFLRQRGDNCTTCSSGPEALQVMHDRIFDVMLSDIRMPCMDGLELVRRGKLLQPHTACILMSGAGSRGDIIAALKAGVFDFVDKPFSSLPELTMLLERAAESSRTARERDALLENLKEQNTQLEFSLLRLHEAFGRLREQEEALESDLFKAQLVQRRFLPPGFPMLPGLDLYGHFEPCEHLGGDFFGTLALPDGRLGLYLLDVAGHGVSAAMLTVTLREFLRAPQRHASAADLQSAPDQMLAYLNDTLRAEAFDPPVFATMLYAVLDPQTGEVRLAAAGHPPPLLLSAAGEPRSVSVHGPVLGGRAGARYQVTTWTLEPGDTMLLYSDGLTEARDATGREFGIDTLQHVLMHNHRRPAIELGEGVESALHEHLRGATAADDVTFLVVRRPAAVPTATVPAPGGASRLAPGSVRVVPPRTLRHVPPDTGGRIAGGWHGESCIIRLRGVGNWQLATTFREMFIKARERTQDRVAIDLAQCQLLDSTMLGVLLQHAANLVLHQPGLRVVEQLREIDVADQFTLSHEPCPPMQAPIAIEPMDTKQPCSELILSAHQALMDASSRNYQRFGAVVAALRPSEDSDT
- a CDS encoding Rrf2 family transcriptional regulator: MLSIGRHTDYAARLVLHLASLGDDVQVTIREVAEERLLPMPFVRRIVGQLAQAGIVTAVRGAGGGIRLARPADKITLLDVVEALEGPVTLNRCVPGGEGCPLSERCPINCIWVGVNRQVRDNLAKARFDVLAHTPRHQQAHRLQHAATVGRRKVTA
- a CDS encoding PQQ-binding-like beta-propeller repeat protein — translated: MENLIIGCNGTVARIDPGTGKLAWKTSLKTGSLLSATSHEDVTVLLRGSIVFAGCAGHLFCLDGEDGKILWHNPLEGFGHNDVSLAMDGVSIQYLQKTQHTSS